The proteins below come from a single Candida albicans SC5314 chromosome 7, complete sequence genomic window:
- a CDS encoding uncharacterized protein (Ortholog of C. dubliniensis CD36 : Cd36_72800, Candida tropicalis MYA-3404 : CTRG_05211 and Candida albicans WO-1 : CAWG_05649), translating to MSSKGIDLELFGRLAKLPEDVIYIILDYIPKYIQKQLLQFVAIRKVVVSCYISNVEISDNDYSPFDLEESPFGPNPFEEFAFGSSPFDQYPVKIKLKNLKKAIQQWKIYPKKVYFSSLKDLITVHNSFPELLLKAHSINGVFDKHVNDSKTDDLSVLTRRNLTYGNLELRNYGIDFSTSKKKLPKKISSLTLMKTHINEFNFEGLKSLRAEINSEFNNMREVFFPPDLKVLELKMFGKKRLHIPSNLVCFNITGEDSKLDLVGGLMNKLVFLFISSHTLRSFNETGINAPNLTSLTLLECYSFTNFGIVKTFKHLKYLSMVGARFPVELFDGTSLPNLSNFLCNGEGAQFHVSEWDDMNEITHKINNSTIKFPPKLEDLALADLVVPRNVEYTFELPSSLKKLHFEKVPLNYSGFQLTKNLEEVSLELPEVTFDKNWVIPSSAKYVGIVAERINFKSLDILYHLPEGLGELQIKATRRGKILPLQKKIKWPSSMKGFTLIRFDIDYKTFEMLNFKESKLNHISLYRGKLGKLNVDALPITVKFLSLVRMGIQQLPESMVKLKNLHSMCLRRNHLRGLTPVKLPLASLRFLDVCRCDLTSISPLLSSMKEKGKENTPLNVSAVNNWYLNVRDVRRMLKLYKNFTITVSTFDENLIDTCRYSSRLSCEETHYNENPEETDYSDENGNSDEELYYGSQDSDDGFDEDYDFDDNFGFNGYGGFGGPGDESPDNVFLEMFRAMMRDGAID from the coding sequence ATGTCATCAAAAGGTATTGATCTTGAATTATTTGGTAGACTAGCAAAGTTACCAGAGGATGTCATCTACATAATCCTTGATTATATTCCCAAGTATATACAAAAACAGTTGTTGCAGTTCGTGGCTATCCGAAAAGTGGTAGTTTCGTGttatatttcaaatgtGGAAATTTCTGATAATGATTATTCACCATTTGATTTAGAAGAGTCCCCCTTTGGACCTAATccatttgaagaatttgctTTTGGATCCAGTCCGTTTGACCAATATCCTGTGAAGATTAAACTCAAGAACCTTAAAAAGGCTATACAGCAATGGAAGATTTATCCCAAAAAGGTTTATTTTAGCTCATTGAAGGATTTAATTACTGTTCATAATAGTTTTCCTGAACTTTTATTGAAAGCTCATAGTATCAATGGTGTATTCGATAAACATGTTAATGATTCTAAAACAGATGATTTATCCGTTCTTACACGTAGAAATTTGACTTATGGTAACTTGGAATTAAGAAATTATGGCATTGATTTCAGTACtagtaaaaaaaagttacctaaaaaaatttcatcgCTCACTTTAATGAAAACTCatataaatgaatttaattttgaagGGTTGAAGCTGTTACGAGCTGAAATTAATTCCGAGTTTAACAATATGAGAGAGGTTTTTTTCCCACCAGATTTGAAGGTGTTGGAACTTAAGATGTTTGGTAAGAAACGGTTGCACATTCCCTCTAACTTAGTTTGCTTTAATATCACTGGTGAAGACAGCAAATTGGATTTGGTTGGTGGTCTCATGAACAAGTTGgtgtttttatttatttcgTCGCATACTCTCCGATCCTTTAATGAAACTGGTATAAATGCACCAAATTTGACTTCGTTGACATTGCTTGAATGCTATAGTTTCACTAATTTTGGTATTGTGAAAACATTTAAACATTTAAAGTATTTGTCTATGGTAGGTGCTAGATTCCCAgttgaattgtttgatGGAACTAGCTTGCCTAATCTTCTGAATTTTCTTTGTAATGGGGAAGGTGCTCAATTCCATGTTAGTGAATGGGATGATATGAATGAAATTACtcacaaaatcaataaccTGACTATAAAATTCCCACCAAAATTGGAAGATTTGGCGTTGGCAGATTTGGTGGTTCCGAGAAACGTTGAGTACACTTTTGAATTACCTTCATCgttgaagaaattgcattttgaaaaagttcCCCTCAATTATTCCGGCTTCCAGTTgacaaaaaatttggaagaGGTAAGCTTGGAGCTTCCAGAAGTtacttttgataaaaattggGTGATTCCATCTTCTGCTAAATATGTTGGTATTGTTGCAGAACgcattaatttcaaaagtttGGACATACTCTACCATTTGCCAGAGGGCCTTGGGGAGCTTCAAATCAAAGCTACTCGTCGAGGTAAAATTTTGCCCttgcaaaagaaaattaaatggCCGTCATCAATGAAAGGTTTCACTTTAATAcgttttgatattgattataaaaCATTCGAAATGCTTAACTTTAAAGAATCCAAATTAAACCATATCAGTCTTTATAGAGGCAAACTTGGTAAACTAAACGTTGATGCACTTCCTATTACAGTCAAGTTTTTGAGCTTGGTTAGAATGGGTATTCAACAGTTGCCTGAGTCGAtggtgaaattgaaaaacctCCACAGTATGTGTTTGAGAAGAAATCATTTGAGAGGGTTGACACCAGTCAAATTGCCCCTAGCATCATTACGATTTTTGGATGTGTGTCGTTGTGATCTTACTTCTATATCGCCATTATTAAGTtcaatgaaagaaaaaggaaaagagaATACTCCTCTTAATGTTTCTGCTGTCAACAATTGGTATTTGAATGTTCGTGATGTGAGGAGAATGTTAAAATTGTACAAGAATTTCACCATTACCGTCAGTACgtttgatgaaaatttgattgacACTTGTCGATATTCTTCTCGTTTATCTTGTGAAGAAACCCATTACAACGAAAACCCAGAGGAAACAGACTACAGTGACGAAAATGGAAATAGTGACGAGGAGCTTTACTATGGAAGTCAGGATCTGGATGACGGTTTCGATGAGGATTACgattttgatgataatttcGGTTTTAACGGTTATGGAGGTTTTGGAGGTCCTGGAGATGAGAGTCCTGACAACgtttttcttgaaatgTTCAGAGCCATGATGAGGGACGGGGCGATTGACTAG
- a CDS encoding uncharacterized protein (Protein of unknown function; rat catheter and Spider biofilm induced): protein MASQTTDTDLFTRLANLPPNVIALIVDNLSKCILPPLLYFPPIQEITTIAILSHVSITDRVWRHEKTNLYSINNDGCNCTLFSIQLSKLEDAVKRWNFYPRSISFVDLGQYRNTLENFPTILEKAQDVNCHFFCSNGKERGYLKQILSTSCRFNRLNLHDLGAIPKISSVVKDLSLRNTWLDNYFIPGLKSLQCDLTHKNQAVDYCFFPTDLDELSVTINDRNIVSLPPNLKRLQVSTTHRTANLTGQKMLNLKNLQLCFPNIRTFGEAKIIAPNLEVLDLECYKLTSFDDLKSLRFLKSLNFVGCVFPVSLFKQVYFPELEFFKYEGTVPLFLTKKPKIDKTVPEEFKNLSLKFSPNMKRLKIINAKFLDINLSDTLFPASLEFLHLSEVTFSDGYLRLGENLKTVYIETPRVAFDKSFRIPKAATEFIIIVDFLSFENSDFMYHLPSCLESLHLNGSKKSSMKPLEQKVKWPLSLKVFVMRCFNIDSKTFEMLNFQESELQEIYMYKGDIKKLDADALPASIETLTLNRMGIQELSESFEKFKKLKHLALEKNPFKKLSPVRLPMPSLKKLKLTKCNIKLVSPFLVSKLDEKYLKSRLEVIAIGNWSLDAFDVKKMLAATEELTIIVSSRRDGWNCVSELSSCPHCKETNSTAYWNEGDFSSPDTVCPCEEICNESEFSSDDDDYSDYMDYDY, encoded by the coding sequence ATGGCATCCCAAACTACTGATACTGACCTCTTTACTAGGTTAGCTAACTTACCTCCAAATGTTATTGCTTTGATTGTTGACAATTTACTGAAATGTATTTTGCCGCCGTTGTTGTATTTTCCACCAATTCAAGAAATAACGACTATTGCAATTTTGTCACACGTGAGTATTACTGATCGTGTATGGAGACATGAGAAAACTAATCTTTATAGTATCAACAACGATGGTTGTAACTGCACTTTGTTCAGCATTCAGCTTTCTAAATTAGAGGATGCTGTCAAGCGTTGGAATTTTTACCCAAGATCCATTagttttgttgatttaggTCAATACCGTAACACTTTGGAAAACTTCCCCACGATTTTGGAAAAAGCTCAAGATGTCAATTGTCATTTTTTCTGTTCTAATGGTAAAGAGCGCGGGTACTTGAAGCAAATTCTTAGCACTAGTTGCAGATTCAACAGATTGAATTTACACGATTTGGGCGCCATTCCCAAAATATCCTCTGTGGTAAAGGACCTTCTGTTGAGAAATACTTGGTTAGACAATTATTTTATCCCGGGTTTGAAGCTGTTGCAATGTGATCTCACTCACAAGAATCAAGCGGTggattattgtttttttccTACTGATTTAGACGAGTTGTCTGTCACTATTAATGATCGTAACATTGTCTCGTTACCtccaaatttgaaaagattaCAAGTTCTGACAACCCATAGAACCGCAAATTTAACAGGTCAAAAAATGCtaaacttgaaaaatttgcaaCTTTGTTTCCCTAATATCAGAACCTTTGGCGAAGCTAAAATAATCGCGCCAAATTTAGAGGTTTTGGATTTGGAATGTTATAAACTAACCAGTTTCGATGATTTGAAATCCTTGCGCTTTTTGAAAAGTTTGAATTTCGTGGGATGTGTTTTTCCTGTTAGCTTGTTCAAGCAGGTCTATTTCCCTGAATTAGAGTTTTTTAAATACGAAGGTACTGTTCCGCTCTTTTTAACAAAAAAGCCAAAGATCGATAAGACAGTGCCTGAAGAGTTTAAAAATCtatcattaaaattttctCCAAATATGAAgagattgaaaataatcaatgCAAAGTTTTTGGATATCAACTTAAGTGATACATTATTTCCTGCTTCTTTAGagtttcttcatctttcCGAGGTAACCTTTAGTGATGGCTATTTACGTCTTGgggaaaatttgaaaactgtTTACATAGAAACACCAAGAGTTGCGTTTGACAAAAGTTTCAGAATTCCCAAGGCGGCAACAGAGTTCATAATCatagttgattttttaagttttgaaaattctGATTTTATGTACCATTTACCAAGTTGTCTTGAAAGCTTACATCTAAACGGTTCCAAGAAAAGTAGTATGAAGCCCCTCGAGCAGAAAGTCAAATGGCCCTTGTCATTGAAAGTATTTGTTATGAGGTGTTTCAATATTGATAGCAAAACATTTGAAATGTTGAACTTCCAAGAATCAGAGCTTCAAGAAATATACATGTACAAAGGTGAcatcaaaaaattggatgCAGACGCTCTCCCTGCAAGCATTGAGACGTTGACATTAAACAGAATGGGTATTCAAGAGTTATCGGAATCTTTTGAGAAGTTTAAAAAGTTAAAGCATTTGGCTTTAGAGAAAAATccttttaaaaaattgtcACCAGTTAGATTGCCAATGCCTTCATTGAAGAAACTAAAACTTACTAAATGTAATATTAAGTTAGTGTCACCatttcttgtttcaaaGTTGGATGAAAAGTATTTAAAATCGAGACTTGAGGTAATAGCTATTGGAAATTGGTCTTTGGACGCTTTTGACGTGAAGAAGATGTTGGCAGCAACAGAAGAATTGactattattgttagttCTCGCCGTGATGGTTGGAATTGTGTATCAGAATTGTCATCCTGCCCCCATTGTAAAGAGACCAATAGTACTGCTTATTGGAATGAGGGGGACTTTTCAAGCCCGGATACGGTTTGTCCATGTGAAGAAATTTGTAACGAAAGTGAGTTTTCACTGgacgatgatgattataGTGATTACATGGATTATGATTACTAG
- the TIM54 gene encoding Tim54p (Predicted component of the mitochondrial TIM22 complex; involved in protein import into mitochondrial inner membrane; Spider biofilm repressed), with product MPDANEVKPKKGWSNPALRMMGIPRISLPSRNWMIFWTVVTTIGGGIAYDKYEQKQMRKKWMDAVKQFGEVSYGANEIPRKLSIFIAPPPNDFLDESLKLFRKFIKPVLNAGVVDFEIFSESRQGDIRASVAEKIRELRRKQLVEETPKKNESNGNQDNDEEELKSRSDLYKAKDVLGLYKVFPADINVKSEDAIDDSSAGGIICVGRGAYKEYLSGVHEGLLGPLEKPQSVIDEETKLAEEKKKEKEENPDKDDDNDEEQSNLKPVPLRYIKPEDYANAQLAPELDLSTVVKDDKGVPVFFEQPVYTFPLPNLVGFTNIPRKIYRYFTKRFLVDDFGERTATIVNNKSRPFVYKDVLMAKEEEMDWPKKWVEKGKERNSEWVQELEHDERVTSRMKVFE from the coding sequence ATGCCAGATGCAAATGAGGTCAAGCCTAAAAAGGGCTGGTCTAATCCTGCTTTACGAATGATGGGAATACCAAGAATATCTTTACCTTCAAGAAACTGGATGATTTTTTGGACAGTAGTGACAACTATTGGTGGAGGTATTGCTTATGATAAGTATGAACAAAAGCAAATGAGAAAGAAATGGATGGATGCTGTTAAACAATTCGGTGAAGTGAGCTATGGTGCAAATGAGATACCTCGTAAACTTAGTATTTTTATTGCACCGCCTCCTAACGATTTTTTGGATGAATCATTGAAACTATTCAGAAAGTTCATTAAACCAGTATTGAACGCAGGTGtggttgattttgaaattttcagtGAATCTAGACAGGGTGATATTCGAGCATCTGTTGCTGAAAAGATCAGAGAATTGAGACGTAAACAATTGGTTGAAGAGACTCCCAAGAAGAATGAATCAAATGGAAATcaagataatgatgaagaggAATTGAAGAGTCGATCAGATTTATACAAGGCAAAAGACGTACTTGGATTATATAAAGTGTTCCCTGCCGATATCAACGTCAAATCAGAAGATGCGATCGATGATTCTTCTGCTGGTGGTATTATATGTGTTGGTAGAGGTGCCTATAAAGAGTATTTATCTGGTGTCCATGAAGGATTATTAGGTCCACTTGAAAAGCCACAAAGTGtgattgatgaagaaactAAATTGGCcgaagaaaagaaaaaggaaaaagagGAGAATCCAGACAAGGATGATGATAACGACGAGGAACAAAGTAATTTGAAGCCAGTCCCATTGAGGTACATCAAACCGGAAGATTATGCCAATGCCCAACTAGCCCCAGAGCTCGATTTATCAACGGTTGTAAAGGATGACAAGGGGGTGCCTGTATTCTTTGAACAACCAGTGTACACATTCCCATTACCAAACCTTGTTGGATTCACCAATATTCCACGTAAAATCTATCGATACTTTACCAAAAGATTTCTTGTTGACGACTTTGGAGAGAGAACAGCTACTAttgtaaataataaatcgAGGCCTTTTGTATATAAGGACGTCTTAATGgccaaagaagaagaaatggATTGGCCTAAAAAGTGGGTAGAAAAGGGTAAAGAACGTAACTCTGAATGGGTACAGGAGTTGGAACACGATGAAAGAGTAACATCGCGAATGAAGGTGTTTGAATAA
- the DFR1 gene encoding dihydrofolate reductase (Trimethoprim resistant dihydrofolate reductase (DHFR), reduces 7,8-dihydrofolate to 5,4,7,8-tetrahydrofolate; binds NADPH; target of drugs that selectively inhibit the fungal enzyme rather than the human enzyme) encodes MSKPNVAIIVAALKPALGIGYKGKMPWRLRKEIRYFKDVTTRTTKPNTRNAVIMGRKTWESIPQKFRPLPDRLNIILSRSYENEIIDDNIIHASSIESSLNLVSDVERVFIIGGAEIYNELINNSLVSHLLITEIEHPSPESIEMDTFLKFPLESWTKQPKSELQKFVGDTVLEDDIKEGDFTYNYTLWTRK; translated from the coding sequence ATGCTGAAACCAAATGTTGCAATCATTGTCGCGGCATTAAAGCCTGCTTTGGGAATTGGATACAAAGGTAAAATGCCTTGGAGACTCCGTAAGGAAATAAGATATTTCAAAGACGTCACCACCAGAACAACGAAACCAAATACTCGTAATGCTGTTATTATGGGAAGAAAGACATGGGAATCCATACCACAGAAGTTTAGACCTCTTCCAGATAGATTAAACATAATATTATCTAGATCATacgaaaatgaaattattgatgacAATATCATTCATGCCAGCTCAATTGAGTCGTCACTTAATCTTGTATCTGATGTCGAAAGAGTTTTCATAATTGGAGGGGCAGAAATTTACaatgaattgataaataattctttagTGAGTCATCTATTAATTACAGAAATCGAACATCCAAGCCCAGAGTCTATTGAAATGGATACCTTTTTGAAATTCCCATTGGAAAGTTGGACCAAACAACCAAAATCAGAGTTGCAGAAATTTGTTGGAGATACTGTATTAGAAGACGATATCAAGGAAGGTGATTTTACCTATAATTATACGCTATGGACAAGAAAATAA
- a CDS encoding uncharacterized protein (Ortholog of Candida albicans WO-1 : CAWG_05647): MSSTDIGATLFARLVDNQSDTIPIIVNYLPKCMLPELLDISSVRNAAASTILSNVNITDSVSRHENIYGDDNSYNKCKCVQFDIEPANLKRGVDQWGIYPTKIHFDGMEQFQNIFENFPEVLQNARSINGSFYCLEGENSKRILREMVSSNVKFEVLKLFEFGDMGSVPLFVKDLDLVNTKLDTTCISGLQRFYSNTKKINTPLLNYSFISRLEQLSITTNTPTEVSLPQSLRKLTVDSCNGTISLSCEESNNLKELLFRSMNTKSFVETGIMAPNLKVLRLANCYDLTDFDSLKGFTQLEELSIKDTIYPIGLFDAISFPKLKSFTYGGVENLFESSHVWLSSESLPEEFNNPILKFPPNLTSLHIEDADYFKINLDTLVFPVSLTDLRLSQVLLSEGEIPLNENLESIFIDTPKLTFSGEFTLPKSAKKFTINADHLTFQGSRFLKELPTNLSSLSLKAYESGEMKTPVGKIKWPSSLKSLALKRFDLNHKTFKMLNLRDSKLEDIDIYKCKLEKLDVHALPTSVVDLKLVNVGIENLPPSLERLEKLKHLTLRKNRFGNLVPVKLPMKSLETINVSRCYLRTVSPLLVSMKEKRFSKTRLEITAWNNPNLAVDDVLKSLKTIKGLTVIVSRLDDDNFMIVSRLTASQRAEKINIDFHPDNPELNYLMEANLCYDSDQIYCGSEISLDDVEDENGDDYEDEVEVESDDNGEYTYYDEGELI; encoded by the coding sequence ATGTCATCTACAGATATTGGAGCAACTCTCTTTGCTAGGCTAGTAGACAATCAGTCGGACACTATTCCGATAATTGTTAACTACTTGCCAAAATGTATGCTTCCAGAATTATTAGATATATCTTCTGTCAGAAATGCAGCAGCTTCTACTATTCTATCAAACGTGAATATTACAGATTCAGTTTCTAGACACGAAAACATTTATGGAGATGATAACAGTTACAACAAATGCAAATGTGTTCAATTTGACATTGAACCAGCTAACCTAAAACGGGGTGTAGATCAATGGGGTATTTACCCAACAAAGATACACTTTGATGGTATggaacaatttcaaaatattttcgAAAATTTCCCAGAAGTTTTGCAAAATGCTAGGAGCATAAACGGttcattttattgtttaGAAGGggaaaattcaaaaagaattttacGTGAGATGGTTTCTTCTAATGTTAAATTTGAGGTTTTGAAACTATTTGAATTTGGGGATATGGGTTCTGTGCCCCTTTTTGTCAAAGATCTTGATCTTGTCAACACCAAATTGGACACAACCTGTATTTCTGGGTTGCAGAGATTCTATTCcaatactaaaaaaataaatacaCCGCTCTTGAATTATTCCTTTATATCTCGTTTGGAGCAATTGAGTATCACAACTAACACACCTACTGAAGTAAGCTTACCTCAAAGTTTACGGAAATTGACTGTTGATTCATGTAATGGAACAATATCTCTTAGTTGTGAAgaatcaaacaatttaaaagaattgttgTTTCGTTCAATGAATACAAAATCTTTTGTTGAAACCGGGATAATGGCACCCAATTTAAAAGTGTTGCGCTTAGCAAACTGTTATGATTTAACTGACTTTGATAGCTTGAAAGGATTCACACAATTAGAAGAACTAAGCATCAAGGATACGATCTATCCAATTGGGTTATTTGATGCGATATCCTTCCccaaattgaaaagtttTACCTATGGAGGGGTCGAAAATCTTTTCGAGAGTTCACATGTTTGGCTCTCTTCAGAAAGCTTACCTGAGGAGTTTAACAATCCAATATTAAAATTCCCTCCAAACTTGACACTGTTGCACATTGAAGATGCTgattattttaaaattaatttagaCACTTTGGTTTTTCCTGTCTCATTGACCGATTTACGTCTTTCACAAGTATTGTTAAGTGAAGGAGAAATACCCTTAAATGAGAACTTGGAATCTATATTCATAGATACGCCAAAACTCACTTTTAGTGGCGAGTTCACATTGCCCAAACTGGCTAAGAAATTCACTATAAATGCTGATCATTTAACTTTTCAGGGGTCAAGGTTTTTGAAAGAGTTACCAACAAATCTTCTGTCATTGAGTTTAAAGGCATACGAAAGCGGTGAGATGAAAACTCCTGTTGGTAAAATAAAATGGCCATCTTCATTGAAATCGTTGGCATTAAAACGTTTTGATCTTAATCACAAGACTTTTAAAATGTTGAACTTGAGAGATTCTAAACTTGAAGACATTGATATTTATAAGTGCAAGCTCGAAAAATTAGATGTACATGCACTCCCAACAAGTGTGGTcgatttgaaattggtaaATGTTGGAATTGAAAACTTACCTCCGTCGTTGGAAAgacttgaaaaattgaaacactTGACTTTGAGAAAAAATCGTTTTGGAAACTTGGTCCCTGTTAAGTTACCTATGAAGTCATTGGAAACAATAAATGTAAGTCGTTGCTATCTTCGTACCGTATCACCGCTTTTAGTTTcaatgaaagaaaagagaTTTTCCAAAACCAGACTTGAGATTACTGCATGGAACAATCCAAATTTGGCTGTGGATGATGTGTTAAAACTGTTAAAGACTATCAAAGGGTTAACTGTAATTGTCAGCAGattagatgatgataatttcaTGATAGTATCTCGACTTACTGCAAGCCAGAGAGCTGAAAAgataaatattgatttcCATCCAGACAATCCTGAACTTAATTATTTGATGGAGGCTAACCTTTGTTATGATTCTGATCAGATTTATTGTGGTAGTGAAATCAGTTTGGATGATGTAGAGGACGAGAATGGCGACGACTATGAAGATGAGGTGGAGGTTGAATCCGATGACAATGGTGAATATACGTATTATGACGAGGGTGAATTAATATGA
- the SSP96 gene encoding Ssp96p (Putative flavin-containing monooxygenase; F-12/CO2 early biofilm induced) gives MVEKRIAIVGGGPSGIITLRSLLDEGFTSVTLFERKNKLGGCWNLTPPEQINFEQLSKKQWDVDPIPETIPTTVPHTTVQRFMDTATYPYLETNVEDIAMEFDKPFPKDTISKHGKDSPFRHFTEINQYLHDLADLKYVTFDTSVELIEKKNEQWRLVLRKFGQTQDYIYEEFFDNVVVASGHFDVPFVPEIPGLQQFSELDDTLVIHSKQFRSRDDFKDKQVVVVGASVSAMDSIRDILPVAKRAITSQKPTTEPHVYFGTEAFDHDGIEKRGQIVKIEDHTIHFHDGTSTFADAIILGTGFLYHYPFLPKFPELKELIFDANDPSLAFVGHNTPGLTFKLFQWQAILVARVFAGKGNVPTTIRNDPTIHPDFNQYYETLREASCGALPKWNPVWEEAFYRGHLRRRQYWLDNP, from the coding sequence atgGTGGAGAAAAGAATTGCTATTGTTGGAGGCGGTCCATCTGGGATAATAACCTTAAGATCTCTCTTAGACGAAGGATTTACTTCAGTCACATTATTTGAACGAAAGAATAAGTTAGGTGGATGTTGGAATTTAACCCCACCAGAACAGATCAATTTCGAACAATTGTCGAAAAAACAATGGGACGTTGATCCTATTCCAGAAACAATCCCAACCACAGTGCCTCATACTACTGTGCAAAGATTTATGGACACGGCCACATATCCCTATTTAGAAACCAATGTTGAAGATATAGCTATGGAATTTGATAAACCGTTCCCCAAAGATACTATTTCTAAACATGGCAAAGATTCGCCATTTAGACATTTCACagaaataaatcaatacttGCATGATCTTGCAGATTTGAAATATGTCACATTTGACACATCAGTGGAATTGattgagaaaaaaaatgaacaatGGCGATTAGTACTTCGAAAATTTGGACAAACACAAGATTATATTTATGAAGAATTTTTCgataatgttgttgttgctagTGGTCATTTCGATGTTCCATTTGTTCCGGAAATTCCTGGATTACAACAATTCTCTGAACTTGATGATACTCTTGTGATCCattcaaaacaatttaGATCTCGAGATGATTTTAAAGATAAACAagtcgttgttgttggagcATCGGTATCGGCTATGGATTCGATCCGAGACATTCTTCCTGTCGCAAAGCGGGCCATCACTTCACAAAAACCAACAACTGAACCTCACGTTTATTTTGGTACTGAAGCATTTGATCATGATGGCATTGAAAAGCGAGGACAAATAGTTAAAATTGAGGACCATACAATTCATTTCCATGATGGAACGTCAACATTTGCTGATGCTATTATTTTAGGTACCGGATTTTTATATCACTATCCATTTTTACCAAAATTCCCAGAACTCAAAGAATTAATATTTGACGCCAATGATCCTTCGCTTGCATTTGTTGGTCATAATACCCCAGGGTTGACATTCAAACTTTTCCAATGGCAAGCAATACTTGTTGCAAGAGTTTTTGCTGGAAAAGGTAATGTCCCAACTACAATAAGAAACGATCCAACGATTCATCCTGAttttaatcaatattatgAAACATTAAGAGAAGCTTCTTGCGGTGCATTACCAAAATGGAATCCTGTTTGGGAAGAAGCATTTTATAGAGGACACTTACGAAGAAGACAATATTGGTTAGACAACCcttga
- the PGA28 gene encoding Pga28p (Protein similar to S. cerevisiae Wsc2p, which has roles in stress- and cell-wall-related processes; predicted Kex2p substrate; putative GPI-anchored adhesin-like protein): MKFFAYFAVIALSSASLINLFKRATANGCEVESCYKAHQTLINSCNGAFDFNCLCNLPQSYFQNLYDCSKSCDTLQESDIHSPSDIRSIYCEAASNSIYTFSIDSISLDMIGYSDFETDTEATTGSDTRTKAATGATTSAGTGVTKTSETGGVSSTANSEAKSGSVTTSKSGSTSISESKTTSGSSSSGKSSSSTSSASSQQTSSHAGGASGAFVSLLGLFAALLI; the protein is encoded by the coding sequence atgaaattttttgcTTATTTTGCAGTTATTGCTTTATCTTCAGCAAGTTTGATTAATCTATTCAAAAGAGCCACTGCCAATGGCTGCGAAGTGGAATCTTGCTACAAAGCTCACCAAACTTTAATCAACAGTTGTAATGGCGCTTTCGATTTCAACTGTCTTTGCAACTTACCACAATcttattttcaaaacttgtACGATTGTTCCAAAAGCTGTGATACTTTGCAGGAAAGTGATATTCATAGTCCGTCTGACATAAGACTGATTTATTGTGAAGCTGCGTCCAATAGTATATACACTTTTTCTATTGATTCCATCTCCTTGGATATGATTGGTTATAGTGATTTTGAAACTGACACTGAAGCTACAACTGGAAGTGATACAAGAACTAAAGCAGCAACTGGAGCAACAACTTCAGCTGGTACTGGTGTTACCAAAACTCTGGAAACTGGTGGCGTAAGTAGCACTGCTAATTCTGAGGCAAAACTGGGAAGTGTAACCACCAGTAAATCCGGTAGTACTTCTATTAGTGAATCTAAAACTACAAGCGGGTCTTCTAGTAGTGGAAAGTCAAGCTCCTCCACTAGTTCCGCTTCATCTCAGCAGACTAGTAGTCATGCGGGTGGTGCATCAGGTGCCTTTGTGTCTTTGTTGGGCTTGTTTGCTgctttattgatttaa